In one window of Bdellovibrio bacteriovorus W DNA:
- a CDS encoding ferrous iron transport protein B (COG0370 Fe2+ transport system protein B), giving the protein MCPSDSQVGSMKKVFALVGAPNSGKTTLYNWLTGSKFKTVNYPGATVEYALGNLASHLEHAYIQVMDTPGTYSLHPKSADEWVTYNAIFKNDRIEKVDGIVLIVDGTHLARHIPMALQIKETGLPLLIVVTMADLLRREGVSLNLQSLSDKLGAPVVTFEGLLAGGLKEVVAAMDQLPPVGEVKPPTPWSFEVQEEKILFSEELAQEALAQNTQDSAAKMNRIVSGTEKADRFLLHPFFGILFFVLIMTGLFSAVFWLAAPFMDQIDEWFSQLNEVVAAWGPGTLWADFLANGIVSSFGAFMVFMPQIFILFMGIGILESTGYLARAATLVDRPFSALGMSGRSFVPLLSGFACAVPAIIATRNIPSKRDRMITAFVIPLMSCSARLPVFALLIAFLFHGESPLYAGLSMAALYLGSLVLGVIAAGIVSRFIPAKESSLFMMELPLYRRPKLRVLVRQSWTRTLSYVKRAGPIIFTFAVIVWLGTTFPHYELEDATQKLQQSYVGQMGKVIEPVMEPMGVDWRVGVGMISAFAAREVFVSSLALTFNIADTEEETQQTALLSQMQSAVNRHGEKLFTVSSVIGIMIFILIALQCMSTVGVQIREMGSWKFAAIQLVAFNTAAYVIVVIVVQGLRLLGVP; this is encoded by the coding sequence ATGTGCCCAAGTGACTCGCAAGTAGGTTCTATGAAAAAAGTTTTCGCTCTCGTCGGCGCTCCTAACTCAGGAAAAACAACTCTCTATAATTGGCTGACAGGTTCAAAATTTAAAACAGTCAATTATCCCGGTGCTACAGTTGAATATGCTCTGGGAAATTTAGCTTCCCACTTAGAGCATGCCTATATCCAAGTGATGGATACGCCGGGCACCTATAGTCTTCATCCGAAGAGTGCGGATGAGTGGGTGACTTACAATGCGATTTTTAAAAATGATCGTATTGAAAAAGTCGATGGCATTGTTCTAATTGTCGACGGTACACACTTGGCTCGTCATATTCCGATGGCGTTGCAAATTAAAGAAACAGGTCTTCCACTTCTGATTGTTGTAACTATGGCAGACCTTTTACGCCGCGAGGGCGTGTCTCTGAATCTGCAAAGTCTTTCTGATAAATTAGGCGCACCTGTAGTGACGTTTGAAGGGCTCTTAGCGGGGGGATTAAAAGAAGTCGTCGCAGCGATGGATCAACTTCCGCCAGTGGGCGAAGTGAAGCCACCGACACCTTGGAGTTTTGAAGTCCAAGAAGAAAAAATTCTTTTCAGTGAAGAACTTGCACAAGAGGCTTTAGCGCAAAACACTCAAGACTCTGCTGCAAAAATGAATCGCATTGTTTCTGGTACAGAAAAAGCGGATCGTTTTTTATTGCATCCATTTTTTGGAATTTTATTTTTCGTTTTAATTATGACGGGATTGTTCTCGGCGGTTTTCTGGCTGGCAGCGCCCTTCATGGATCAAATTGATGAGTGGTTCTCTCAACTCAATGAGGTTGTTGCAGCCTGGGGTCCCGGAACACTGTGGGCAGATTTCTTAGCCAATGGGATCGTTTCAAGCTTTGGTGCCTTCATGGTGTTCATGCCACAAATTTTTATTCTCTTCATGGGAATTGGAATTCTTGAAAGCACTGGTTATTTAGCGCGTGCAGCGACTTTGGTAGATCGTCCGTTTTCAGCTCTTGGCATGAGCGGAAGATCATTTGTTCCTTTGCTTTCAGGTTTTGCCTGTGCGGTACCTGCCATTATCGCTACTCGTAACATCCCATCAAAGCGCGATCGCATGATCACAGCTTTTGTGATTCCGTTGATGAGTTGCTCAGCACGCCTTCCAGTTTTTGCGCTTCTGATTGCGTTCTTGTTTCATGGCGAGTCTCCACTTTATGCAGGCCTTTCTATGGCAGCGCTTTATTTAGGCTCTTTAGTTTTAGGAGTAATCGCTGCAGGAATTGTCAGTCGTTTTATTCCTGCCAAAGAAAGTTCCTTATTCATGATGGAGCTTCCTCTTTATCGTCGCCCTAAATTAAGAGTATTAGTTCGTCAGTCTTGGACAAGAACTCTTTCTTATGTAAAGCGTGCTGGACCGATTATTTTCACTTTCGCTGTCATCGTTTGGCTAGGAACTACGTTCCCTCATTACGAACTTGAGGATGCGACTCAGAAGCTTCAGCAATCCTATGTGGGACAGATGGGGAAAGTGATTGAGCCCGTGATGGAGCCCATGGGAGTTGATTGGAGAGTCGGGGTAGGGATGATCTCTGCATTCGCAGCACGTGAAGTATTCGTCTCTTCACTGGCATTGACGTTTAATATTGCAGACACTGAAGAGGAAACTCAACAGACGGCTTTACTCTCGCAAATGCAGTCCGCGGTGAATCGCCACGGAGAAAAACTCTTCACGGTGAGTTCCGTGATCGGGATTATGATTTTCATCCTGATTGCCCTTCAATGTATGTCCACTGTAGGAGTGCAGATTCGCGAGATGGGCTCATGGAAGTTCGCGGCAATTCAGTTAGTGGCTTTCAATACTGCGGCCTATGTTATTGTTGTGATTGTGGTGCAGGGATTGAGACTTTTAGGCGTACCATAA
- a CDS encoding cell wall surface anchor family protein (COG5184 Alpha-tubulin suppressor and related RCC1 domain-containing proteins), whose amino-acid sequence MFNSGTCIKNILMLLFIPLFSGCMKATLTPLVSENEVFRKIKIQSGTTVALEEGIGHQISLAIETPVFNGIKLKPITLHWSLNDHDGDFETSSGTLIIQPGATSISFMIKALRDSEIENDETFELTFSGDSFSNLEDSTISFIVKDRTTKAKVRAEFLSLDFGPQQIQNTVTRAVIFSNSGDATAENLSFTTPSPPFAYHGGSFPGVGGTCGGVLKGHNSCSVVLSYTPSEVNTHNESLTWSYKNPITTDQGNLNITGLGVEVAAILGGQPSQPSNVDNLNITVSGTNVTHYKYKLGPALSTDCSLSAGYSVETATSTKITDDLQLLANQNLKVCVIGKDTNNFWQPLSAATQYSWNYDTTRPTVSINQKVGQADPTNTLPVRFTMVFSEPIAESSLSESDVHFIGSASVQNYTLTKIDSTHYELVVTALDHDGIIEPVIGEAKFSDLAGNLNSASTSTDNQVTYDTSAPNAATLLGWLQSSPSKSSPVTAKWTVSTSTDIHEQKIQFYKDASCLVLSGSAISLPASTTNANLTGLDGETYSYNVTSMDTAGNISVSSCSSSLLIDRTLPSVTSFTPATSIQASLPTSITVSFSEAMLESTIENINNYTVTCNSSGTASIVGASALSASTAVLNLNVTQAPANAETCTVTVKTAVTDLAGNSLSSAAVATYVLDLPGFVIGVNSSLANGIYKANQVVPITITFSENVFLADGSPKLLMETGAIDRLATYVSGHGTNALLFHYTVVSGDNTADLDYESASALSLNGSTLKDSFGSDIILTLPAPSTPGSLSANKNIEIDTQAPDAFNITGITGGTDSTKDEWLTNGSIATAHWSPALGSSHYLVEIRNADASLNICAQQSVSTTSATFTGCNLINNTQYLLRVSALDTVGNATAASNNDFIFTINTSAVIATLTGQPSGRTNQTVLNIDVDGVDVQSYRYKVGASASTNCAVATGYSFDISSTINITDSVNALGNTDIKVCVIGKNSASVEQALTSATSATWTQDLIAPTLTLNQKSGQPDPTNTLPVEFTIVASEAITGFDVSDITQSGTATGITWTLSSSDNITWSLKATAVTGAGTLIPSIGVNKLTDIAGNSNAASTSTDNHVTYETTKPSLTINQKSGQSDPTNTLPIDFTIVFSEPINPSTFTTADITQGGSASGITWNLSTLDNITWSLSATAVTTAGTLIPSIGAGKVNDPAGNSNNASTSTDASVTYDITPPVNAVSLSWQQSSPTNSTSLVAQWSKSTSTDLSSQKIRFYTGASCNTYTGTENTATSSATTSNFTAAHGNTYTYQVISTDTAGNSITSACSSALTIDTIAPTITNVTSNKANGAYTVGEVIDIRITFSENVTVTGTPLLALNTTPTRTASYVSGSTTSTLVFNYTVQASDTASDLNYVATNSLTITSASIKDAATNNAVLTLPGIASAGSLGTNKDIVIDTTPPSITTFTVTNSTPTNSTTFNISSSVNGSPTSYCIRENSPTVASCSWVAGSVLPASFTVTTTNEAKTLYAWVKDTAGNISAMASSASIVFDNIPPTATLSGQPTGSSAKYALNIDVSGSGVVGYKYKMGPSASIDCTVASGYSSSEVSETINIVENIAAYANGSVKLCVVGKDAAGNWQTYAAATSAVWTKNSPAIQFTTTASSVSEYNDPTHTVSVSIPTAVDIAVSVQYTFSDGANPSATMGDDYIAVNGTATIAAGSTSVNISIPILDNSTEEYDETFKITLSAPVGGSLGTNTVHTVTILDDEEPPLVTIQDVFVTEGESTSLIATISHPTDKGAVKITWTRDACVGVDCAIAGTDYTMAVTSGTASIPSGNTSISFGNLVTIDNAIDELYKRVPIKITGVTGGTSYISNADIYINDNDSPLGKQAVQIETGDYHSCSLDNSGSVYCWGLNDNGQLGVGNYRPSSSPLKVNLPSAASSIAAKYGNACAITSAGALYCWGRGSNASFPGASLTGTNSTGNRWTPTAVTGMSSGVTGVGIGYVNSCALQNGTVYCWGAKDYGVLGDPNAEFSTLVPVPISGLPPGVEKIAMGWVHACALKAGSVYCWGENKNGEVGDGTFNLVHTPKIVSGIGTTKNLWAGLYGTCTKNTNDQVYCWGNNGDHQIHSLSTADVNTPTLMPELSGATVVTYGYQSCAIINGQLLCKGKNYFGEAGINQPTGSLNVPLSPVIGASSGVTDVAVSHGAHTCYIRNSQVYCSGFSGFGQLGDQQTLQSNAHVLSPDFTNAASISMITEHACGIYNGGVKCLGDNSHSKVGNLLTDRMYLVPTAVKTMETGVSKIKTAIDGSCALQNGSVKCWGRAYIRGHSSGSGNPNTPLGLSSGATDLASSLGSQFVCAIASGKVYCWGFLNNWSIFNLQVGVHYKDPVEIVEAGSNNKQISLGAYHGCLLKTDKTVWCSGYNNEGQLGRGHNDNSNTNPMADLLQIPGLTNVDEISTATYGTCARIGSTLIKCWGNSPGHGSSTRAIATPAEITGFTNITKLISGNNNHCIISNGKGYCWGFNRFDNHGINDYLTNEYHYSPTALDSLNAFGAVTDIEITNSYGSCGKVGNNWYCSAIDSKGQFGTDKKPFRLAPISIAPFPN is encoded by the coding sequence ATGTTTAACTCTGGAACGTGCATTAAAAACATTCTGATGCTTTTATTCATACCGCTTTTTTCTGGCTGTATGAAGGCCACCCTCACACCTCTGGTAAGTGAAAACGAAGTCTTCCGAAAAATCAAAATTCAGTCTGGAACCACAGTGGCTTTAGAGGAGGGCATTGGCCACCAAATCAGCCTTGCTATCGAAACTCCAGTTTTTAATGGAATCAAGCTTAAACCCATAACTCTGCATTGGTCACTGAACGACCACGATGGAGATTTTGAAACATCCTCCGGAACGCTTATCATTCAGCCTGGCGCAACCTCCATCAGTTTTATGATTAAAGCTTTGCGCGACAGTGAAATTGAAAACGACGAAACTTTCGAACTTACTTTTTCTGGGGATTCCTTTTCGAACCTCGAAGACAGCACTATTTCTTTTATCGTCAAAGATCGCACGACAAAAGCTAAAGTCAGAGCCGAGTTTTTATCTTTAGATTTCGGACCACAGCAAATTCAAAACACTGTGACTCGCGCAGTGATCTTTTCTAACTCTGGTGATGCCACAGCTGAGAACTTAAGTTTCACGACACCCTCTCCCCCATTTGCGTACCACGGCGGATCTTTCCCTGGAGTTGGCGGAACCTGCGGAGGTGTCTTGAAAGGTCACAACTCTTGTAGTGTTGTTTTATCTTACACCCCCAGCGAAGTGAACACTCACAACGAAAGTCTCACTTGGTCTTACAAAAATCCGATCACAACGGATCAGGGAAACCTCAATATTACGGGCCTTGGTGTAGAAGTCGCTGCGATCTTGGGAGGACAACCAAGCCAGCCGAGCAATGTCGACAATTTAAATATCACAGTATCAGGCACCAATGTTACACACTATAAATATAAATTGGGTCCTGCTCTCAGCACGGATTGCTCGTTAAGTGCGGGCTATTCAGTCGAAACCGCAACTTCCACAAAAATCACCGATGATCTTCAACTCCTTGCGAACCAAAACTTAAAAGTCTGTGTCATTGGGAAGGACACTAACAACTTCTGGCAGCCTCTTTCGGCGGCGACGCAATACTCTTGGAATTACGATACAACTCGCCCGACGGTGAGTATCAATCAAAAAGTAGGACAAGCTGATCCTACGAATACTTTACCTGTTCGTTTCACGATGGTTTTTAGTGAACCCATTGCCGAAAGCTCTTTGAGCGAATCTGACGTTCACTTCATTGGATCAGCCTCTGTACAAAACTACACTCTGACGAAGATCGATAGCACCCACTACGAACTTGTCGTCACAGCCTTAGATCACGATGGCATCATTGAGCCAGTCATTGGTGAAGCAAAGTTCTCGGACCTTGCAGGAAATCTTAATAGCGCATCGACCTCAACTGACAATCAAGTGACTTATGATACATCTGCACCAAATGCCGCGACTTTGCTCGGCTGGCTTCAATCGTCTCCAAGTAAATCTTCGCCAGTTACAGCAAAATGGACAGTCTCTACCTCTACAGACATTCACGAACAAAAAATTCAATTCTATAAGGATGCAAGCTGTTTAGTTCTTAGTGGTTCTGCAATATCACTCCCGGCATCTACCACCAATGCAAATTTGACGGGTCTTGACGGAGAAACATATAGCTATAATGTGACTTCGATGGATACAGCTGGAAACATTTCCGTTTCTTCTTGTTCGAGTTCTCTTCTGATAGACCGTACATTACCAAGTGTGACTTCCTTCACTCCTGCAACAAGCATTCAAGCAAGTCTGCCAACATCAATAACTGTTAGCTTTAGCGAAGCCATGCTTGAATCGACAATTGAAAACATCAATAACTACACCGTTACTTGTAATTCTAGCGGCACAGCATCTATTGTTGGGGCTTCAGCTCTTTCGGCATCGACTGCCGTTTTAAATCTTAATGTAACTCAGGCTCCTGCCAACGCCGAAACCTGCACAGTAACCGTTAAAACAGCCGTAACAGATTTAGCTGGAAATTCGCTTTCAAGTGCCGCGGTTGCAACCTATGTTCTCGATCTTCCTGGTTTTGTTATTGGAGTGAACTCTTCACTCGCCAATGGAATCTACAAGGCCAACCAAGTTGTTCCTATCACCATTACCTTTAGTGAAAATGTCTTCCTTGCGGACGGTTCTCCAAAACTGTTAATGGAAACTGGAGCGATAGACCGACTTGCCACCTATGTTAGTGGCCATGGGACCAATGCTTTGCTCTTTCACTACACAGTTGTTAGCGGCGACAACACAGCCGATTTAGACTACGAATCCGCAAGTGCATTATCTCTGAATGGATCTACTCTTAAAGACAGCTTTGGCAGTGATATCATCCTCACTCTTCCTGCGCCTAGCACCCCGGGCTCTTTATCTGCAAATAAAAACATCGAAATCGATACGCAAGCGCCTGATGCCTTTAACATAACAGGAATTACCGGAGGCACAGATTCTACAAAAGATGAGTGGCTCACGAATGGCTCCATCGCAACTGCCCATTGGAGTCCGGCTCTTGGTAGCAGTCACTATCTGGTTGAAATTCGCAATGCTGATGCATCTTTAAATATCTGTGCACAACAATCAGTTTCCACAACGTCAGCTACTTTTACAGGCTGTAACTTAATAAATAACACTCAATATTTACTAAGAGTTTCTGCGCTCGATACCGTAGGCAATGCGACGGCGGCTTCAAATAATGACTTTATTTTTACCATCAACACTTCGGCTGTCATTGCTACATTGACGGGCCAGCCTTCTGGAAGAACTAATCAAACAGTTCTAAATATTGATGTTGATGGAGTCGATGTCCAATCTTATCGCTATAAAGTGGGTGCTTCAGCATCGACGAACTGTGCGGTGGCTACGGGCTATTCCTTCGATATTTCTTCGACCATAAATATTACCGATTCGGTGAATGCGTTGGGAAATACAGATATCAAAGTCTGTGTGATTGGTAAAAACTCTGCGAGCGTCGAACAGGCACTCACATCTGCAACAAGTGCTACTTGGACTCAAGACCTTATTGCTCCAACTCTCACCCTGAACCAAAAATCAGGGCAACCAGATCCCACGAATACCCTTCCCGTGGAGTTTACAATCGTAGCTAGTGAAGCCATCACCGGCTTTGACGTCAGTGACATCACCCAATCTGGTACTGCCACGGGCATTACATGGACCCTGTCGTCCTCCGACAATATCACTTGGTCCTTAAAAGCAACAGCCGTTACGGGCGCCGGGACGCTTATTCCATCTATTGGAGTCAATAAACTTACCGACATCGCTGGCAATAGTAATGCTGCAAGTACAAGTACTGATAATCACGTTACCTATGAAACGACGAAACCCTCGTTAACTATAAATCAAAAATCTGGACAAAGTGATCCTACTAATACTCTGCCTATTGATTTCACAATTGTATTCTCAGAACCAATCAATCCGAGCACTTTCACCACGGCTGATATCACACAAGGCGGTTCTGCCTCAGGAATCACTTGGAATCTTTCAACTCTAGACAATATCACATGGAGTTTATCTGCGACCGCTGTCACTACTGCAGGTACACTCATCCCATCTATTGGCGCAGGGAAAGTGAATGACCCTGCTGGGAATTCAAACAATGCCTCAACTTCAACAGATGCTTCAGTAACCTATGACATCACCCCACCAGTGAATGCCGTCTCATTGAGTTGGCAACAAAGTAGTCCCACCAACAGTACTTCTCTTGTTGCTCAATGGTCCAAGTCAACGAGTACAGATCTTAGTTCTCAAAAAATTCGCTTCTATACAGGTGCAAGCTGCAATACCTATACGGGCACTGAGAACACAGCTACAAGCTCCGCAACGACTTCCAACTTTACTGCGGCCCATGGCAATACATACACTTATCAAGTGATCTCCACTGATACCGCGGGGAACTCGATTACATCCGCCTGTTCAAGTGCTTTGACAATAGATACCATCGCTCCGACCATCACCAACGTCACCTCTAACAAGGCCAATGGAGCCTATACCGTGGGCGAGGTCATTGATATTCGCATCACGTTTAGCGAGAACGTCACAGTAACAGGAACACCACTGCTTGCGCTTAATACAACTCCTACTCGTACCGCATCTTATGTTTCAGGAAGCACTACAAGCACGCTGGTGTTTAACTATACAGTTCAAGCATCAGACACAGCTTCTGATTTAAATTACGTAGCAACAAATTCACTCACTATTACTTCGGCAAGTATCAAGGATGCGGCTACAAACAACGCGGTTCTTACACTGCCTGGCATCGCATCTGCTGGTTCGTTAGGCACAAACAAAGATATCGTCATCGATACAACTCCACCTAGTATCACCACGTTTACCGTAACCAACTCTACCCCTACTAACAGTACAACATTTAATATATCCTCTTCCGTCAATGGAAGCCCAACTTCTTACTGTATTCGCGAAAACAGCCCGACCGTGGCCTCGTGTTCATGGGTTGCAGGAAGTGTTTTACCGGCAAGCTTTACCGTAACAACTACCAATGAAGCTAAAACTCTTTATGCTTGGGTGAAGGACACCGCTGGCAATATTAGTGCTATGGCAAGCTCTGCTTCTATTGTGTTTGACAATATTCCTCCAACAGCCACTCTTTCAGGACAACCTACTGGTTCCAGCGCAAAGTATGCTTTAAATATTGATGTCAGCGGAAGTGGAGTCGTTGGTTATAAATATAAAATGGGACCATCAGCTTCCATTGATTGTACGGTGGCTTCAGGTTATTCAAGTTCAGAAGTTTCCGAAACAATTAATATCGTCGAGAACATTGCAGCCTATGCCAATGGAAGTGTGAAACTTTGCGTAGTCGGAAAAGATGCCGCTGGAAATTGGCAGACCTATGCCGCCGCCACGTCTGCGGTTTGGACTAAAAACTCTCCAGCGATTCAATTTACAACCACTGCATCTTCAGTCTCGGAATATAACGATCCTACTCACACCGTATCCGTAAGTATTCCTACAGCCGTAGATATTGCGGTATCGGTCCAATACACATTCTCAGATGGTGCTAACCCTTCAGCAACGATGGGTGATGATTATATTGCTGTCAATGGAACCGCAACGATCGCTGCTGGAAGCACTTCCGTTAATATCTCTATCCCAATTCTTGATAACAGCACAGAAGAATATGATGAAACATTTAAAATCACTTTAAGTGCCCCGGTCGGTGGTTCGCTAGGCACAAACACCGTTCATACTGTTACAATTCTCGATGACGAGGAACCACCTCTTGTGACAATTCAAGACGTCTTCGTTACGGAAGGTGAATCAACAAGTCTAATTGCAACTATTTCACATCCCACTGATAAGGGAGCGGTGAAAATTACTTGGACTCGCGATGCGTGTGTGGGCGTCGACTGTGCGATTGCAGGAACTGATTACACGATGGCAGTCACCTCAGGCACAGCTTCTATACCGAGTGGAAACACCTCCATCTCTTTTGGTAACTTAGTCACAATCGATAATGCTATAGATGAACTCTACAAACGTGTGCCTATTAAAATCACCGGCGTCACAGGTGGAACGTCATATATTTCAAACGCTGATATTTATATTAACGACAACGACAGCCCACTTGGAAAGCAAGCTGTGCAAATCGAAACAGGTGACTATCACTCGTGCTCTCTCGACAACAGTGGATCTGTTTATTGTTGGGGACTCAATGACAATGGACAACTTGGAGTTGGTAACTATCGCCCCAGTTCATCTCCACTTAAGGTGAACTTACCAAGCGCTGCATCTTCTATTGCGGCAAAATATGGCAATGCTTGCGCCATTACTAGCGCAGGCGCTCTTTACTGTTGGGGCAGAGGCAGCAATGCTAGCTTCCCAGGGGCAAGCCTTACAGGTACAAACAGTACTGGAAATCGTTGGACCCCTACTGCCGTTACAGGAATGTCCTCTGGAGTTACAGGCGTTGGTATCGGCTATGTGAACTCTTGTGCTCTTCAAAACGGCACTGTGTACTGCTGGGGCGCCAAGGATTACGGAGTTCTTGGAGATCCCAACGCGGAATTCTCAACCCTCGTTCCCGTGCCTATTTCTGGACTCCCGCCCGGAGTTGAAAAAATCGCTATGGGTTGGGTTCATGCCTGCGCCCTTAAAGCCGGCTCTGTTTATTGTTGGGGTGAAAACAAAAACGGTGAAGTCGGAGATGGTACGTTTAATCTAGTACACACGCCAAAGATAGTTAGCGGTATTGGTACCACAAAAAACCTTTGGGCAGGCCTCTATGGAACCTGCACCAAGAACACCAACGATCAAGTTTATTGCTGGGGAAATAATGGCGACCATCAAATTCACAGCCTTTCCACCGCGGATGTGAACACTCCAACCCTCATGCCTGAGCTTTCTGGCGCAACTGTTGTCACCTATGGATACCAATCCTGTGCGATTATAAATGGACAACTGCTCTGTAAAGGTAAAAATTATTTTGGTGAAGCAGGCATCAATCAACCCACGGGAAGTTTGAATGTGCCTCTATCTCCAGTCATTGGAGCAAGCAGTGGTGTGACTGACGTTGCCGTCTCTCACGGAGCTCATACTTGCTACATTCGCAATAGCCAAGTCTACTGCTCGGGCTTTTCAGGATTCGGTCAACTGGGTGATCAACAAACACTACAAAGCAATGCACACGTGCTAAGTCCTGATTTTACCAATGCCGCTTCTATTTCGATGATCACAGAACATGCCTGCGGAATTTACAATGGTGGCGTGAAGTGTTTAGGAGATAATAGCCATTCAAAGGTCGGAAATCTTCTCACAGATAGAATGTATTTAGTTCCAACTGCTGTTAAAACCATGGAAACAGGTGTGAGTAAGATCAAGACTGCGATTGATGGAAGTTGCGCTCTTCAAAATGGCTCCGTGAAATGTTGGGGCCGAGCATACATTCGAGGTCATTCTTCGGGATCAGGAAACCCTAATACACCACTAGGGCTTTCTTCCGGCGCCACAGACCTGGCATCTTCTTTAGGAAGCCAATTCGTCTGCGCCATAGCTTCTGGAAAAGTTTACTGCTGGGGATTTTTAAATAACTGGTCCATCTTTAATTTGCAAGTCGGAGTTCACTACAAAGACCCGGTTGAAATCGTTGAAGCTGGAAGCAACAACAAACAAATTAGCCTTGGCGCTTATCATGGCTGTCTTTTAAAAACTGATAAAACTGTTTGGTGTTCAGGATATAATAATGAAGGTCAATTAGGCCGAGGTCATAATGACAATTCAAACACCAATCCAATGGCTGATCTCTTGCAGATTCCTGGCCTAACAAATGTGGATGAAATCTCGACAGCAACCTACGGGACTTGTGCCAGAATCGGATCTACTTTGATAAAATGCTGGGGGAATAGCCCAGGGCATGGATCAAGTACAAGAGCCATTGCAACTCCAGCCGAGATCACAGGATTTACAAATATCACAAAACTTATCTCAGGTAATAACAACCACTGTATAATCTCTAATGGAAAAGGCTACTGTTGGGGATTCAACCGCTTTGATAATCATGGCATCAACGATTACTTAACAAATGAATATCACTATTCTCCGACTGCACTTGATAGCCTGAATGCCTTTGGCGCAGTCACAGATATTGAAATAACTAACTCCTACGGCAGCTGTGGCAAAGTAGGCAATAACTGGTATTGTTCTGCCATAGATTCCAAAGGTCAATTTGGCACGGATAAAAAACCCTTCCGATTGGCGCCAATTTCTATTGCGCCTTTTCCAAACTAA
- a CDS encoding putative ferrous iron transport protein A (COG1918 Fe2+ transport system protein A), giving the protein MSLLDKSLKPGTVVKVIGFSEGSSFRERLHEMGIRVGTEITILGRAPFGGPLLIRFDTSFLALRSEEAACAQVTRK; this is encoded by the coding sequence ATGAGTTTGCTTGATAAAAGTTTAAAACCGGGGACTGTCGTTAAAGTCATTGGCTTTAGCGAAGGCTCAAGTTTTCGTGAACGTCTTCATGAAATGGGAATTCGTGTAGGGACTGAGATCACAATCTTAGGCCGCGCTCCTTTTGGTGGTCCGTTGTTGATTCGCTTCGACACTAGCTTTTTAGCATTACGAAGTGAGGAGGCAGCATGTGCCCAAGTGACTCGCAAGTAG
- a CDS encoding 6-pyruvoyl-tetrahydropterin synthase, putative (COG0720 6-pyruvoyl-tetrahydropterin synthase) codes for MSTITLHLAKQNFKFSAAHFLIFDEVSAERLHGHNYQVKVDVTASEDPKSHNDGYFVDFNVFKKAIKAAVDAWDEMVLLPDLHKDMKFKETEKSLEVTFRERFYVFPKNEVIRLPVTNTSVEQLAKLLSEKFMQEFRAHGVVKVQVTVEETSGQGASYISV; via the coding sequence ATGTCCACGATCACTTTACATTTAGCAAAACAGAACTTTAAGTTTTCAGCAGCGCATTTCTTGATTTTTGACGAGGTCAGCGCTGAGCGTCTGCATGGACATAACTATCAAGTAAAAGTTGACGTGACAGCTTCGGAAGATCCTAAAAGTCATAATGATGGCTATTTCGTCGATTTCAACGTCTTTAAAAAAGCTATTAAGGCAGCGGTCGATGCTTGGGATGAAATGGTCTTATTGCCAGATCTGCATAAAGACATGAAGTTTAAAGAAACAGAGAAGTCTTTAGAAGTGACCTTCCGAGAACGCTTTTATGTGTTTCCTAAGAACGAAGTCATTCGACTTCCAGTGACTAATACCAGCGTTGAACAGCTCGCAAAGCTTCTCTCTGAGAAGTTTATGCAGGAGTTTCGTGCGCACGGAGTTGTAAAGGTTCAAGTGACCGTAGAAGAGACCTCGGGACAAGGGGCCTCTTACATTTCGGTTTAA
- a CDS encoding 6-pyruvoyltetrahydropterin synthase (COG0720 6-pyruvoyl-tetrahydropterin synthase) gives MNTMKFELKQHFQIESARFLPHLPKEHPCSRMHGHSFKIILTLVGDLDPKIGWVIDYNDIQAAMKPLLEQIDHRVLNEVEGLENPTSELLAVWLYERARKVLPQLTKVTIAETPLTECSYPI, from the coding sequence ATGAATACCATGAAGTTTGAACTTAAGCAGCACTTTCAAATTGAATCCGCCCGTTTTTTGCCCCATTTGCCAAAAGAGCACCCTTGCTCACGTATGCATGGACATAGTTTTAAGATCATTCTAACTCTTGTCGGAGATCTGGATCCTAAAATTGGTTGGGTGATTGATTACAACGACATACAAGCTGCTATGAAACCTCTCTTAGAGCAGATCGATCATCGCGTTTTAAACGAAGTCGAAGGTCTTGAAAATCCGACCTCTGAACTTTTAGCAGTTTGGCTTTATGAGCGCGCCCGCAAGGTGCTTCCACAGCTAACAAAAGTGACGATTGCAGAGACGCCACTGACAGAGTGTTCTTACCCGATTTAG